Proteins encoded within one genomic window of Opitutales bacterium:
- a CDS encoding ABC transporter ATP-binding protein produces the protein MSTLASHSPVIEISDLKRDYRTAEGPLAILHGISFTAAAGQSLAIVGPSGSGKTTLLGLCAGLDVPTSGSVRLLGTALETLDEDGRAAFRGEHVGFVFQNFQLIPTLTAVENVAVPLELRQLPGAEEKARALLESVGLSHRMDHYPIQLSGGEQQRVALARAFINDPKILFADEPTGNLDGANGGNITELLFDLNNRQGTTLVLVTHDLGLASQCDQTIRLRDGRVISNDAA, from the coding sequence ATGTCAACTCTAGCTTCTCATTCTCCAGTCATCGAGATCTCCGATCTAAAAAGGGATTACCGCACCGCAGAAGGCCCTTTAGCGATTCTTCATGGCATATCTTTTACGGCTGCGGCGGGCCAAAGTTTGGCGATTGTCGGGCCGTCGGGAAGCGGTAAGACGACGCTGTTGGGCCTCTGCGCTGGTTTGGATGTCCCGACTTCTGGATCGGTGCGGTTATTAGGCACGGCGCTTGAGACTCTCGATGAGGATGGACGGGCAGCTTTTCGCGGGGAGCATGTCGGCTTTGTGTTTCAAAATTTTCAACTCATACCCACACTCACGGCAGTAGAGAATGTGGCCGTGCCTCTCGAGCTGCGCCAATTGCCGGGTGCGGAGGAGAAGGCTCGCGCGCTCCTGGAAAGTGTCGGCTTAAGCCATCGTATGGATCATTATCCGATCCAACTTTCTGGTGGAGAGCAGCAACGTGTGGCCTTGGCGCGTGCTTTTATAAATGATCCCAAAATTCTTTTTGCTGATGAGCCGACGGGCAACCTCGATGGGGCCAATGGAGGGAATATTACGGAGCTATTATTCGATTTGAATAACCGACAAGGGACGACGTTGGTTCTTGTTACTCACGATCTCGGCTTGGCAAGCCAGTGTGATCAGACAATTCGTCTTCGCGACGGA
- a CDS encoding arylesterase, giving the protein MFMSQFRLLLQITLWILWAAPSLAQENDPGTLLFFGDSLTASYGLDPSQGYPAIIQQKLDAAELPWEVVVGAVSGDTSAGGLRRIDWMLQRHIDVFVLALGANDGLRGIDPDSTLANLQAIIDRVKAKYPKAKIIIAGMLMPSSLGFTFSEEFGAIFPNLAKENNATLIPFLLDGVGGNPALNQPDGIHPTAEGQMILAENVWKVIEGVLE; this is encoded by the coding sequence ATGTTTATGTCGCAATTTCGACTCTTATTGCAAATTACTCTTTGGATACTTTGGGCAGCTCCTTCACTTGCACAGGAAAATGATCCGGGCACCCTGCTCTTTTTCGGGGATAGTTTAACGGCATCTTACGGCCTGGATCCCTCTCAAGGCTACCCGGCCATCATCCAGCAAAAACTCGACGCAGCCGAGCTGCCCTGGGAAGTCGTCGTCGGAGCGGTCAGCGGTGATACCAGCGCCGGAGGACTGCGCCGGATCGATTGGATGCTTCAAAGACACATTGATGTCTTCGTCCTTGCACTCGGAGCAAACGATGGCCTCCGCGGAATCGACCCAGATTCGACCCTAGCCAATCTCCAAGCGATCATAGACCGCGTAAAAGCAAAATATCCGAAGGCAAAGATCATCATCGCTGGCATGCTGATGCCTTCCAGCCTCGGCTTCACTTTCTCAGAAGAATTCGGAGCTATTTTCCCGAACCTCGCAAAAGAAAATAACGCCACCCTCATCCCCTTCCTCCTCGACGGGGTCGGCGGCAACCCCGCCCTAAACCAACCCGATGGCATCCACCCCACCGCCGAAGGACAGATGATCCTAGCAGAAAATGTATGGAAGGTGATCGAGGGCGTTTTGGAATAA